One window of the Dreissena polymorpha isolate Duluth1 chromosome 5, UMN_Dpol_1.0, whole genome shotgun sequence genome contains the following:
- the LOC127832249 gene encoding uncharacterized protein LOC127832249, with product MDQELDVRHARSYVDSGFAAIKKQFRRCDVSTLAHLSDVVNDSSNSNASVQYLQWQWEDWRAFLQPKFRALPGIRKYQYFRFEQRCPGFVFARERHESEKTKILLTSESGFVATEIPRTLTAAGLSEQRRAYLTKIVSPYVSAVHRDVLVHQEDCDV from the exons ATGGACCAAGAGCTAGATGTAA GGCACGCTCGCAGCTACGTGGACAGTGGCTTTGCCGCCATTAAAAAGCAGTTTAGACGTTGCGATGTCAGTACGCTTGCACACCTGTCGGACGTCGTGAATGATTCATCCAACTCCAACGCCTCCGTCCAATACCTCCAGTGGCAGTGGGAGGATTGGCGCGCTTTCCTGCAGCCAAAGTTCAGAGCGTTGCCGGGCATTCG GAAATATCAGTACTTCAGATTTGAACAACGGTGTCCCGGGTTTGTTTTCGCAAGGGAACGACATGAATCAGAAAAGACGAAGATTCTTTTGACATCAGAATCCGGTTTCGTCGCAACGGAGATACCGCGCACGCTCACAGCTGCAGGGTTGTCGGAGCAGCGTCGCGCTTACCTGACGAAGATTGTCTCCCCCTACGTGTCCGCTGTGCATCGTGATGTGTTAGTGCATCAGGAAGATTGTGATGTTTGA
- the LOC127832422 gene encoding uncharacterized protein LOC127832422, with amino-acid sequence MKIAVCFFALAIAYACAARCKQTSDCDPIVTSCRGGSILHCMDFQCVCDSLAGVELHECTVNTDCHDHIHDGFFHQCAHNGWQCINYDCQCTSGHGN; translated from the exons ATGAAAATTGCAGTGTGCTTTTTTGCCTTAGCCATTG CGTACGCATGCGCAGCACGTTGCAAGCAGACGTCAGACTGTGACCCAATTGTGACGTCATGCAGGGGAGGCTCCATCCTGCACTGTATGGACTTTCAGTGTGTCTGCGATTCCCTGGCTGGCGTTG AGCTTCACGAATGCACGGTCAACACTGATTGCCACGACCACATCCACGACGGGTTCTTTCACCAATGCGCACACAACGGCTGGCAGTGCATAAACTATGACTGTCAGTGCACCAGCGGGCATGGAAATTAA